The following proteins are co-located in the Bacillus oleivorans genome:
- the ylbJ gene encoding sporulation integral membrane protein YlbJ has protein sequence MIGNADQGGKFQLLNRSKLKTLVLALSVTLMAISLIVFPEESFEASIRGLNMWWEIVFPSLLPFFIISEMLIGLGVVKFIGVLLEPFMRPLFRVPGVGGFVWAMGMASGNPAGAKLSARLRQEKQITRIEAERLASFTNCSNPLFIFGAVSVGFFNNPKLGILLAVAHYLANFFVGLVMRYHGKKEEKGGYRKERRKLSIRKALRALHRTRINDKRPLGQILGDAVISSIQTLLMIGGFIILFSVINKLLFHLHITSAISLVFNQLFTLLQLPKEMSIPFISGLFEITLGSQMLSQVQESSVLQQAIMVSFILAFAGFSIQAQVASIFAQTDIRFKPFFFARLLQGIFASFITIILWNPLYKGVVLKHPSESIPVFWEAQSSWNDMLDSLKEIGPLFTIFALSLSCLILLRRIRKTRG, from the coding sequence ATGATAGGCAATGCCGACCAGGGAGGGAAATTCCAGTTGCTCAATCGATCCAAGTTAAAAACCTTAGTACTCGCTTTATCTGTTACATTAATGGCCATATCATTAATTGTATTTCCAGAGGAATCCTTCGAAGCCTCCATTCGCGGATTGAATATGTGGTGGGAAATTGTTTTTCCTTCGCTTTTACCCTTCTTTATTATTTCTGAGATGCTGATTGGATTAGGCGTCGTTAAATTTATTGGAGTTTTATTAGAACCGTTTATGAGACCGCTTTTTCGAGTCCCCGGTGTTGGCGGTTTTGTTTGGGCAATGGGAATGGCATCAGGAAATCCGGCTGGAGCGAAGTTATCAGCCAGATTGAGGCAAGAAAAACAAATCACAAGAATAGAAGCTGAGAGACTCGCTTCTTTTACAAATTGTTCAAATCCCCTATTTATTTTTGGTGCCGTATCAGTCGGTTTTTTTAATAATCCCAAACTTGGGATATTATTGGCAGTCGCTCATTATCTAGCGAATTTTTTTGTAGGACTTGTTATGAGATACCATGGTAAAAAGGAGGAAAAAGGCGGTTATAGAAAGGAAAGAAGAAAACTTTCAATCCGTAAAGCCTTAAGAGCCCTTCATAGAACAAGAATCAATGATAAGAGACCGCTCGGTCAAATTCTTGGAGATGCGGTTATTTCTTCAATTCAAACATTACTCATGATTGGCGGCTTTATTATTCTGTTTTCAGTGATTAACAAACTATTATTCCATTTACATATTACTTCAGCTATCTCCTTAGTGTTCAATCAATTATTTACTCTATTACAGTTACCTAAGGAAATGAGTATCCCGTTCATCTCCGGATTATTTGAAATTACATTAGGCAGCCAAATGCTGAGTCAGGTTCAAGAATCCTCCGTATTACAGCAAGCGATAATGGTCAGTTTTATTCTTGCTTTCGCTGGCTTTAGTATTCAGGCACAAGTGGCCAGTATATTTGCTCAAACTGATATCCGTTTTAAACCTTTCTTTTTTGCGCGGCTCTTGCAGGGCATTTTTGCTTCTTTTATAACCATTATCCTTTGGAATCCGCTCTATAAGGGAGTCGTTCTAAAACACCCCAGTGAGTCCATACCTGTATTTTGGGAAGCACAGTCAAGCTGGAATGATATGCTTGATTCGCTTAAAGAAATCGGCCCATTATTTACAATTTTTGCGCTCAGTCTTTCCTGCCTGATTTTACTCAGACGAATCAGAAAAACAAGAGGTTAA
- a CDS encoding SepM family pheromone-processing serine protease — protein sequence MSRKTYNKILIAVFIIAIILSFYKLPYYVYRPGSATELEPLIKVEGGSDSEEGSFMLTTVSRLEPNIFIYLWAQIRPFYEIEPQENVREEGETQEEFDVYQLFLMDHSKYNAIHTAYKYAGIPVKNVYHGVYVVDIIEGMPAEEVLKPGDQIIKVDELEFESSDEFGSYVKEATAPITITFIRNGETKTAEIETAPFPENPQERGFGIKLVDDYEVIADPPVEINSSSIGGPSAGLMFSLEIYNQLTEEDWTKGYEIAGTGEITEDGKVLPIGGIEHKIVAADNKKVDIFFAPSMEVNGTSNYKDALKVKEQINSDMEIVPVETFEDTINYLEKLESEGE from the coding sequence ATGAGCCGAAAGACGTATAATAAAATATTAATCGCCGTATTTATTATCGCTATTATCTTATCATTTTACAAACTCCCATATTACGTGTACCGACCAGGATCGGCAACAGAACTCGAACCGTTGATAAAAGTAGAGGGGGGATCTGACAGTGAAGAAGGAAGTTTTATGCTAACCACTGTCAGCCGATTAGAACCAAATATTTTTATTTACTTATGGGCCCAAATCAGGCCTTTTTATGAAATTGAACCGCAGGAAAATGTACGTGAAGAGGGAGAAACACAGGAGGAATTTGATGTTTATCAGCTTTTTTTAATGGATCACTCCAAGTACAATGCGATTCATACGGCTTATAAGTACGCAGGGATTCCTGTTAAAAACGTGTATCATGGAGTTTATGTCGTTGATATTATTGAAGGAATGCCAGCAGAAGAAGTACTGAAGCCTGGTGATCAAATTATTAAGGTGGATGAATTGGAATTTGAGTCATCAGACGAATTTGGCAGCTATGTCAAAGAAGCAACCGCTCCAATTACGATTACTTTTATTAGGAATGGTGAAACCAAAACGGCTGAAATTGAGACAGCCCCATTCCCGGAAAATCCGCAGGAACGCGGTTTTGGTATTAAACTCGTCGATGATTATGAGGTAATAGCAGATCCTCCCGTCGAAATAAATTCAAGTTCAATCGGCGGGCCATCAGCCGGACTTATGTTTAGTCTTGAAATTTATAACCAGTTAACTGAAGAAGATTGGACAAAAGGTTACGAAATTGCTGGAACAGGTGAAATTACTGAAGACGGAAAGGTTCTGCCAATTGGCGGAATTGAACATAAAATTGTAGCCGCTGATAATAAAAAAGTCGATATCTTTTTTGCACCAAGTATGGAGGTAAATGGAACCTCTAATTATAAAGATGCGCTTAAAGTAAAGGAACAAATCAACTCGGATATGGAAATAGTTCCAGTCGAAACATTTGAGGATACGATAAACTACTTGGAAAAACTTGAATCAGAAGGTGAATAG
- a CDS encoding patatin-like phospholipase family protein, whose translation MKDPKVGIALGSGGARGFAHLGVLKILEQEGIPVHFLAGSSMGSIIACFYSAGHSMERLYSLSKAFRRKYYLDFTVPKMGFIAGKRIKEFIRLFTHHLNLEDLPIPVAVVATDIKTGEKVIFKEGPIAEAVRASIAIPGIFVPEKYQGRLLVDGGVVDRVPVSVVKEMGADLVIGVDVSSVKMNEDVTTIYDVIMQSYDIMQMEIGRHREKTSDLMIKPNVEMYSGRAFTNIEEIINIGEEAARQQLPNLSDLIDRWREQHA comes from the coding sequence TTGAAAGATCCAAAAGTGGGAATTGCTTTAGGCTCAGGCGGGGCTAGGGGCTTCGCTCATCTAGGAGTATTGAAGATCTTAGAGCAGGAAGGCATACCTGTTCATTTTTTGGCTGGAAGCAGTATGGGGTCGATCATAGCCTGTTTTTATAGTGCAGGCCATTCAATGGAGAGGTTATATTCTCTCTCGAAGGCTTTTAGGAGAAAGTATTATCTTGATTTCACTGTCCCTAAAATGGGATTTATTGCTGGCAAAAGAATTAAAGAATTTATCCGCCTATTTACTCATCATTTGAATTTAGAAGATTTGCCGATACCCGTTGCAGTTGTGGCAACGGATATTAAGACTGGAGAAAAAGTTATTTTTAAAGAGGGCCCCATTGCTGAAGCAGTAAGAGCCAGTATTGCGATACCAGGAATTTTTGTCCCGGAAAAATATCAGGGCAGATTATTAGTGGATGGAGGCGTAGTGGATCGTGTTCCTGTTTCGGTTGTAAAAGAAATGGGAGCTGATCTTGTGATTGGGGTCGATGTGTCAAGTGTAAAAATGAATGAAGATGTTACAACGATTTATGATGTAATCATGCAAAGCTATGATATTATGCAAATGGAAATTGGAAGGCACAGAGAGAAGACCTCTGACTTAATGATCAAACCGAATGTTGAGATGTATAGTGGCCGAGCGTTTACAAATATTGAAGAAATCATTAACATAGGAGAAGAAGCTGCAAGACAACAATTACCAAATCTTTCTGATTTAATCGATCGCTGGAGGGAACAACACGCATGA
- the coaD gene encoding pantetheine-phosphate adenylyltransferase — MGKIAVCPGTFDPITYGHLDIITRGAKVFEEVYICVLNNASKQPLFSVEERMELIKTVTKDIPNVKVDSFQGLLVEYAKKVQANAIIRGLRAVSDFEYEMQITSMNKVLYDELETLFIMTKSQYSFLSSSIVKEVAKFGGNISELVPFPVEKALREKYKN; from the coding sequence ATGGGAAAAATCGCTGTATGTCCTGGTACATTTGATCCAATTACATATGGACATTTAGATATCATAACTCGCGGAGCAAAGGTGTTTGAAGAGGTATATATTTGTGTTTTGAATAACGCATCGAAACAGCCATTATTCTCAGTGGAAGAAAGAATGGAATTAATAAAAACAGTAACAAAGGATATACCCAATGTTAAAGTAGATTCATTCCAGGGTTTATTAGTGGAATATGCTAAAAAGGTCCAGGCTAATGCGATTATCAGAGGGCTTCGGGCTGTTTCCGATTTTGAATATGAAATGCAGATTACATCAATGAATAAAGTATTATACGATGAATTAGAAACCTTGTTTATTATGACGAAAAGCCAGTACTCTTTTTTAAGTTCAAGTATTGTAAAAGAAGTGGCCAAATTTGGGGGAAATATTTCAGAATTAGTACCATTTCCAGTAGAAAAGGCGTTAAGGGAAAAATATAAGAATTAA
- the rsmD gene encoding 16S rRNA (guanine(966)-N(2))-methyltransferase RsmD produces the protein MRVIAGTYKGHSLKAVPGMNTRPTTDKVKESVFHRIGPFFNGGLGLDLFAGSGGLGIEALSRGLDRCIFVDHNGKAIQIIKENISALRISEEQVEIYKADAKRALKACAKRELKFDLIMLDPPYKLKNHMELVEQIEKLGLLKESGQILCEHDAKDVLTETAHFSIMKREEYGMIGVTIFQKQI, from the coding sequence ATGAGGGTTATTGCAGGTACCTATAAAGGTCATTCTTTAAAAGCTGTTCCTGGGATGAATACGAGACCGACAACGGATAAAGTGAAAGAATCTGTCTTTCACAGGATTGGTCCTTTTTTTAATGGCGGCTTAGGGCTAGACCTGTTTGCAGGCAGCGGGGGTCTGGGTATAGAAGCGCTTTCAAGGGGATTAGACCGTTGTATTTTTGTAGACCATAATGGAAAAGCGATTCAAATTATTAAAGAAAATATCTCAGCTCTTCGGATTAGTGAGGAACAGGTGGAAATATATAAAGCAGATGCGAAAAGAGCATTAAAAGCTTGTGCGAAAAGAGAGCTGAAATTTGATTTAATTATGCTTGATCCGCCTTATAAGTTAAAAAATCATATGGAATTAGTTGAACAAATTGAAAAGCTCGGTTTATTAAAAGAGTCAGGCCAGATTCTTTGTGAACACGATGCAAAAGATGTACTGACCGAGACGGCTCATTTTTCGATTATGAAAAGAGAGGAATATGGAATGATAGGGGTCACAATTTTTCAAAAGCAAATATAG